In one Vulgatibacter incomptus genomic region, the following are encoded:
- a CDS encoding FTR1 family protein encodes MRTLAIVPLLLVFLAPAISTAAPREEDWHRLIGILQYLEADYPLAVESRSDFELAEQRSFIAEALAGARDLGASAEPAVAKLETLKERVDRGEAPEEVREGCQALIEELVRLGGLVRSPRHPPDLERGRALFAESCAACHGAEGRGDTPVAATMNPPPASFHDPEVMGPLSPYKAFNTISFGVTGTAMPGFPSLDENDRWSLAFFVHSLRHPRCAGNPTRVSVKELATSSDDALAAAYGDDAVGCLRSELPRIDPAQSLLAAETGVKEAVRLAASGDAAAARRKLLDAYLGGVEPVELMIGSRDAGLVREIEAVFLGMRFDLDQGKTDLGPQAEALFALLERAERATVPASASVAFWGALLVIVREGFEAMIVVAALLAVLKRMKQTTHARVVHAGWASALGIGVVTFLFGRKLLSGFNPEWVEGIAALVAVGMLLYHTAWLNARSHVAEYMKEIREKMEGAVGRGSALGLFAIAFTAVFRECVEVVLFLQGLSVDSPSGVAWGSAAGLATLLVLVLLVQRVGYKLPMKPLFRASTVLLFATAVVLLGKGIHAMQAVGALPVRPLPLFSVDLLGIFPDAFGLSAQVLLALSPLVWTRLRRPSRKGAEPVAVA; translated from the coding sequence GTGAGAACGCTCGCGATCGTCCCGCTGCTGCTGGTCTTCCTCGCACCCGCCATTTCCACCGCCGCGCCGCGCGAGGAGGACTGGCACCGCCTGATCGGCATCCTCCAGTACCTGGAGGCCGATTACCCCCTGGCCGTCGAGTCCCGTTCGGATTTCGAGCTGGCCGAGCAGCGCTCCTTCATCGCCGAGGCGCTCGCTGGCGCCAGGGACCTGGGAGCGTCCGCGGAGCCCGCGGTAGCGAAGCTCGAGACCCTGAAGGAGCGGGTGGACCGGGGCGAGGCGCCGGAGGAGGTCCGCGAGGGCTGCCAGGCGCTGATCGAGGAGCTGGTCCGGCTCGGCGGGCTCGTCCGCAGCCCCCGCCATCCGCCCGACCTGGAGCGGGGGAGGGCGCTCTTCGCCGAGAGCTGCGCCGCCTGCCACGGCGCCGAAGGCAGGGGCGACACCCCCGTCGCGGCCACGATGAACCCGCCTCCGGCGAGCTTCCACGATCCGGAGGTGATGGGGCCGCTCTCTCCCTACAAGGCGTTCAACACCATCAGCTTCGGCGTGACCGGGACCGCGATGCCCGGCTTCCCCTCGCTGGACGAGAACGACCGCTGGTCCCTCGCCTTCTTCGTGCACTCCCTCCGCCATCCGCGCTGCGCGGGAAACCCCACGCGGGTGTCGGTCAAGGAGCTGGCGACCTCCTCCGACGACGCCCTCGCCGCGGCCTACGGAGACGACGCCGTCGGCTGCCTCCGCTCGGAGCTGCCGCGGATCGACCCGGCCCAGTCCCTCCTCGCCGCCGAGACCGGCGTGAAGGAGGCGGTGCGCCTCGCGGCCTCGGGTGACGCGGCGGCCGCCCGCCGCAAGCTCCTCGACGCCTACCTCGGCGGCGTGGAGCCCGTCGAGCTCATGATCGGCTCGCGCGACGCCGGCCTCGTCCGGGAGATCGAGGCGGTCTTCCTTGGGATGCGCTTCGACCTGGACCAGGGAAAGACCGACCTCGGCCCCCAGGCGGAGGCGCTCTTCGCCCTCCTCGAGAGGGCCGAGAGGGCCACCGTCCCGGCCTCGGCCTCGGTGGCGTTCTGGGGCGCGCTCCTCGTGATCGTGCGCGAGGGCTTCGAGGCGATGATCGTGGTGGCGGCGCTGCTCGCGGTGCTCAAGCGCATGAAGCAGACCACCCACGCCCGCGTCGTCCACGCCGGGTGGGCATCGGCGCTGGGGATCGGCGTGGTGACCTTCCTCTTCGGTCGAAAGCTTCTCTCCGGCTTCAACCCCGAGTGGGTCGAAGGGATCGCGGCGCTGGTCGCGGTGGGGATGCTGCTCTACCACACCGCCTGGCTGAACGCCCGTTCCCACGTCGCGGAGTACATGAAGGAGATCCGCGAGAAGATGGAGGGCGCGGTCGGACGGGGAAGCGCCCTCGGCCTCTTCGCCATCGCCTTCACCGCGGTCTTCCGGGAGTGCGTCGAGGTGGTCCTCTTCCTTCAGGGCCTCTCGGTGGACTCGCCCTCCGGCGTGGCCTGGGGCTCGGCGGCAGGCCTCGCCACCCTGCTCGTGCTGGTGCTGCTGGTGCAGCGCGTGGGCTACAAGCTCCCGATGAAGCCCCTCTTCCGCGCCTCGACGGTGCTGCTCTTCGCCACCGCTGTCGTGCTCCTGGGCAAGGGGATCCACGCGATGCAGGCCGTGGGCGCGCTGCCCGTGCGGCCGCTGCCGCTCTTCTCTGTCGACCTGCTGGGGATCTTCCCCGACGCCTTCGGCCTCTCGGCCCAGGTGCTGCTCGCGCTCTCGCCGCTCGTCTGGACGCGTCTGCGGCGCCCCTCCCGCAAGGGCGCCGAGCCGGTGGCCGTGGCCTGA
- a CDS encoding carboxypeptidase regulatory-like domain-containing protein, whose product MRCAIAALFLTGLLFSCSKNDASPCTVTENHDGTSTFHCGGKDFTLPGGGSKADCTYLEAPDGSFTITCENGITAHFDPQGRPIFPGKGAITGSALLYGMQEHEGILVRLVGTDASVTTDVGGTWIFAGVPAGTYTLTFEAPGRVPEERRNVTVVNGVFRMDPVVLKHGKKIGPSFPMREVGESPTSETLYDLEDSFALIPHRLRIWDVSKRQPTDLSATALFPSYSDDGRLLVFLEDRSSLGRVTIWDVEARRSDVVFSGATGAQFMPGSHSVLIRTEDSLFVWAEGGELLSLGAWKSRFVDWDRWPPEQPGLVLPSPDGGIVAFQRPSGALVVWTEATRSAEVVGGADGDLLSAQWSPDGAYLSFTTLDQAVRQTVSLWDRSAGSTKVLATSDSFMGPFGLLFAPDSSSAAFRTFVGESALSLWRRSTGDVVRVLQGDAEWFEFMEGGSSLLVQETFRAALSVYRVGTGAREPLGSMFFGVHPSPDGGSVVVELGDGLEVIRLSDLSKTTLNGMNPQWGSDGKWLGFLQPAETNGPFLKAFEISTGRELRVAGNITSFSVHEAGLFFLAVKDGQKPDRFCIADYMRNLTPCPGRVGSGTPLSALSAPSVSGKNVFFLGCGDDGVCGRLKKVDLVHGDFDAIPIDHDVSDFRLYNGFLTYTIFSESDESDGVYLVTAVE is encoded by the coding sequence ATGAGATGCGCCATCGCAGCTCTTTTCCTCACCGGACTGCTCTTCAGCTGCTCGAAGAACGACGCGAGCCCGTGCACCGTCACCGAAAACCACGACGGGACGAGCACCTTCCACTGCGGAGGCAAGGATTTCACCTTGCCCGGAGGGGGTTCGAAGGCGGATTGCACCTATCTCGAGGCGCCCGACGGCTCCTTTACGATCACGTGCGAGAACGGGATTACCGCTCACTTCGATCCGCAGGGACGGCCGATCTTCCCGGGGAAGGGCGCGATCACCGGCAGCGCCTTGCTCTACGGCATGCAGGAGCACGAGGGGATCCTGGTCCGCCTCGTGGGAACCGACGCTTCGGTCACGACCGACGTTGGCGGCACGTGGATTTTCGCCGGCGTCCCTGCGGGAACGTACACCCTGACCTTCGAGGCGCCCGGCCGGGTCCCGGAGGAGCGCAGGAACGTCACCGTGGTGAACGGCGTCTTCCGGATGGATCCCGTGGTCCTCAAGCACGGGAAGAAGATCGGTCCCTCCTTTCCGATGCGTGAGGTGGGCGAGTCGCCCACCTCCGAGACCTTGTACGATCTGGAGGATTCGTTCGCTCTCATCCCCCACCGGCTGCGGATCTGGGACGTCTCGAAGCGCCAGCCGACGGACCTGAGCGCCACCGCGCTGTTTCCCTCCTACAGCGACGACGGTCGGCTGCTGGTCTTTCTGGAAGACCGCTCCTCTCTCGGGAGGGTCACGATCTGGGACGTCGAGGCACGGCGGAGCGACGTGGTCTTCTCCGGGGCCACCGGCGCGCAGTTCATGCCGGGCAGCCATTCCGTGCTGATTCGGACCGAGGATTCGCTCTTCGTGTGGGCGGAAGGCGGCGAGCTCCTCTCCCTCGGCGCTTGGAAGTCGAGGTTCGTCGACTGGGACCGCTGGCCGCCAGAGCAGCCGGGGTTGGTCCTGCCGTCGCCTGACGGCGGAATCGTCGCCTTCCAGCGCCCCTCCGGCGCTCTGGTTGTCTGGACGGAGGCGACGCGGTCGGCGGAAGTGGTAGGCGGCGCCGACGGGGACCTGTTGTCGGCCCAGTGGTCGCCGGATGGGGCGTACCTCTCGTTCACGACTCTCGACCAGGCCGTGCGCCAGACGGTGAGCTTGTGGGACCGGAGCGCCGGGTCGACGAAAGTCCTCGCGACCAGCGACAGTTTTATGGGGCCCTTCGGCCTACTCTTTGCTCCCGACAGCTCCAGCGCCGCGTTCCGGACGTTCGTAGGCGAATCGGCCCTTTCGCTCTGGAGGCGGTCGACGGGCGACGTCGTCCGCGTTCTACAGGGCGATGCGGAGTGGTTCGAATTCATGGAGGGAGGCTCGTCCCTCCTCGTCCAGGAAACATTCCGTGCGGCGCTCTCCGTGTATCGAGTGGGCACGGGCGCCCGCGAGCCCCTCGGGAGCATGTTCTTTGGAGTCCATCCGAGCCCGGACGGCGGAAGCGTGGTCGTCGAGCTCGGCGATGGGCTGGAGGTGATCCGGCTCTCGGACCTCAGCAAGACGACACTCAACGGAATGAACCCCCAATGGGGCTCTGACGGCAAGTGGTTGGGGTTCCTCCAGCCGGCGGAGACGAACGGCCCGTTCCTCAAAGCGTTCGAGATATCGACCGGGCGCGAGCTCCGGGTCGCAGGGAACATCACCTCGTTCAGCGTCCACGAAGCCGGCCTCTTCTTCCTCGCGGTGAAGGACGGCCAGAAACCGGACAGATTCTGCATCGCCGATTACATGAGGAATCTGACGCCCTGCCCTGGCAGGGTCGGGAGCGGCACCCCTCTCAGCGCTCTCAGCGCCCCCAGCGTGTCGGGAAAGAACGTCTTCTTCCTCGGTTGCGGGGACGACGGAGTCTGCGGCCGCTTGAAGAAGGTCGACCTCGTCCACGGCGACTTCGACGCGATCCCCATCGACCACGATGTGTCGGATTTCCGGCTCTACAACGGCTTCCTCACCTACACGATCTTCTCGGAATCCGACGAATCGGACGGCGTCTACCTCGTGACCGCTGTCGAGTAA
- a CDS encoding carboxypeptidase-like regulatory domain-containing protein — translation MSSIRPRDLLVPLPLLVALLACGSDPRPTCDVVPRQDGTRLLICSDGTSTVLPKLPTEKPGCTVVGEAKLFGRSNHAAITVTLADTASGAKVEARPSQDGTYVFPALTSGVYDLTFEAPGYNSEKLGQLVVAPGAFRVDPVELRMGKKLTDSPAARLVPSPDYDAFVAMGESDPGPATLWEEDGWWSKPLGGDVARLSFSPSGRRLTFLNDSRGANGPGTLYHYDRDAGALSKVDTLVREWILARDEASIVALQEGSRLLYWTTNMREDALVISEGVLGWWADPELRTVVFRIGTGELIVWDLAAGGGATIGSGSGPITFSPDGRSFVFTALDRAMLWDGARNEVVPLAAPTANGAIFSPNGNWVLLRKPGLDQVLFDLESGRQDLLRSVFWAHFSSSSDALFYVAPNDSGAVVLTRWSLPDLRSESIEGIERMPPPRVVPAPGGEALLFRTNVSITWVPGTGSDFVGTLMGWRRDRGFEELARDVGSTWTPSPDGAFVSFVQGSVRVVKELESGDSWSVGEVLLPNAPAEWDPSSTVLRFGSGDIPLTHWAWDTERKEAVSLGDQVDSSNCRFAGDGSLACLARRSSNGGGSEIVRWDRPSNRVRVLTDGIWELDGSGQGSRLGLLSRPRIETKDGLLLVFDPQLPEPVAVDDEVELMLSTARWLAYSIGDDTSERPGLYVTDFPTTPVTR, via the coding sequence ATGTCGAGCATCCGCCCCAGGGATCTCCTCGTTCCGCTTCCGCTGCTCGTGGCGCTCCTGGCCTGCGGAAGCGACCCTCGCCCCACTTGTGACGTGGTGCCGAGGCAGGACGGGACGCGGCTCCTGATCTGCTCGGACGGGACGAGCACCGTGCTCCCGAAGCTGCCGACCGAGAAGCCCGGCTGCACCGTCGTCGGGGAGGCGAAGCTCTTCGGGCGGTCGAACCACGCGGCGATCACGGTGACCCTGGCCGACACGGCTTCCGGGGCGAAGGTCGAAGCGCGGCCGAGCCAGGACGGCACCTATGTGTTCCCGGCGTTGACCAGCGGCGTCTACGACCTGACCTTCGAGGCGCCCGGCTACAACTCCGAGAAACTAGGCCAGCTCGTGGTCGCGCCGGGCGCATTCCGCGTCGATCCGGTGGAGCTCCGGATGGGTAAGAAGCTCACCGACAGCCCCGCTGCGCGACTCGTTCCGTCGCCCGACTACGACGCCTTCGTCGCGATGGGGGAGAGCGATCCCGGACCGGCGACGCTATGGGAGGAGGACGGCTGGTGGTCCAAGCCCCTGGGCGGGGACGTGGCACGGCTCTCGTTCTCTCCGAGCGGGCGGCGGCTGACCTTCCTCAACGACTCGCGCGGCGCCAACGGCCCCGGAACGCTCTACCACTACGACCGCGACGCCGGGGCCCTGTCCAAGGTCGACACACTCGTTCGCGAGTGGATCCTCGCCCGAGACGAGGCTTCCATCGTGGCGCTGCAGGAGGGGAGTCGTCTCCTCTACTGGACGACCAACATGAGGGAGGATGCGCTCGTGATCTCGGAGGGCGTTCTGGGATGGTGGGCGGATCCGGAGCTGCGGACCGTTGTCTTTCGAATCGGGACCGGGGAGCTGATCGTCTGGGACCTGGCTGCAGGAGGAGGCGCGACGATCGGTAGCGGGAGCGGACCGATCACGTTCTCGCCCGATGGGCGCTCTTTCGTCTTCACTGCCCTCGACAGGGCGATGCTCTGGGACGGAGCGCGGAACGAGGTCGTGCCTCTGGCCGCCCCTACGGCCAACGGCGCGATTTTCAGCCCGAACGGGAATTGGGTCCTGCTCAGGAAGCCGGGCCTCGATCAGGTCCTCTTCGACCTCGAGAGTGGCCGGCAAGACCTCCTCCGGTCGGTGTTCTGGGCGCACTTCAGCTCCAGCAGCGACGCGCTCTTCTACGTCGCCCCGAATGATTCGGGCGCGGTGGTCCTCACGCGGTGGAGCCTGCCAGACCTCCGGTCCGAGTCCATCGAGGGCATCGAACGTATGCCGCCCCCGCGCGTCGTTCCTGCCCCCGGCGGCGAGGCGTTGCTCTTTCGCACGAACGTTTCGATCACCTGGGTTCCTGGCACCGGCAGCGATTTTGTCGGCACCCTGATGGGCTGGCGCCGTGACCGCGGCTTCGAAGAGCTCGCGCGCGACGTGGGCTCCACCTGGACGCCCAGCCCCGACGGCGCATTCGTGTCCTTCGTGCAGGGTAGCGTCCGGGTGGTGAAGGAGCTCGAGAGCGGCGACTCCTGGAGCGTCGGCGAGGTACTTCTGCCCAACGCTCCCGCAGAGTGGGATCCGAGCTCGACGGTCCTGCGCTTCGGATCGGGAGATATCCCCCTCACGCACTGGGCGTGGGATACGGAGCGGAAGGAGGCTGTTTCCCTGGGAGACCAGGTCGATTCCTCCAACTGCCGCTTCGCCGGAGACGGATCGCTCGCATGCCTCGCCCGCCGCTCCTCCAACGGCGGCGGGTCCGAGATCGTCCGATGGGACCGGCCGTCGAACCGGGTCCGCGTCCTCACCGACGGGATCTGGGAGCTCGACGGGAGCGGCCAGGGCTCGCGCCTGGGACTCTTGTCCCGACCGCGCATTGAGACGAAGGACGGCCTCCTGCTCGTCTTCGACCCCCAGCTCCCCGAGCCGGTCGCAGTCGACGACGAGGTGGAGCTCATGCTCTCGACGGCGCGCTGGCTCGCCTACTCGATCGGCGACGACACCTCCGAACGACCAGGACTCTACGTCACCGACTTCCCGACCACCCCCGTGACCAGGTGA
- a CDS encoding right-handed parallel beta-helix repeat-containing protein yields MNRAYLPALLSCLILAACGAGSGGDDLPGDPCSIHLEPGQDDQVSVQSALLEAASGSVICFDPGVYRFTDGLSLSVPGITLRSSGSRAILDFSGQVADAPGLDVTGDDFTVENLELRNTAGDAIRLLQVDSARLRRVRASWTADAPPVAGAHGIAILGSGNVLVEACRIRGAADAGVAIVGSAGVEVRLTSVRESGGGISFDESSEVELRQNRLDPVVVPVAH; encoded by the coding sequence ATGAACCGAGCCTACCTCCCAGCCCTGCTGTCCTGCCTGATCCTGGCCGCGTGCGGCGCCGGCAGCGGTGGTGACGATCTGCCCGGCGATCCCTGCTCCATCCACCTCGAGCCGGGCCAGGACGACCAGGTCTCCGTTCAGTCCGCCCTCCTGGAGGCTGCGTCGGGCAGCGTGATCTGCTTCGACCCGGGGGTCTACCGCTTCACCGACGGCCTCTCACTGAGCGTGCCGGGGATCACGTTGCGCTCCTCGGGCAGCCGGGCAATCCTCGACTTCTCCGGGCAGGTGGCGGATGCCCCTGGCCTGGACGTGACCGGCGACGACTTCACCGTCGAGAACCTGGAGCTGCGCAACACGGCGGGTGACGCGATCCGCTTGCTCCAGGTGGACAGCGCCAGGTTGCGGCGGGTTCGCGCTTCGTGGACCGCGGACGCGCCTCCGGTCGCCGGCGCCCACGGCATCGCCATCCTGGGCTCAGGCAACGTGCTGGTCGAGGCGTGCCGGATCCGCGGCGCGGCCGATGCCGGCGTCGCGATCGTGGGCTCCGCAGGGGTCGAGGTCCGCCTCACCTCGGTCCGCGAGAGCGGCGGAGGCATCTCGTTCGACGAGAGCTCCGAGGTGGAGCTGCGCCAGAATCGGCTCGATCCCGTCGTGGTCCCCGTCGCCCATTAG
- a CDS encoding cation diffusion facilitator family transporter, translating into MSPPLAPTESAVAAAPAPDNEARRRLASWVSLAGGLIVFVAKMAGWQLTGSTALLSDGLESIVNVVAAGFAIFSIRFAAMPADRDHPYGHGKIEFLSAAFEGGLIFFAAAMIFYSAVGSLLEGPSVHEVDHGLTIAVGAGVLNLVLGWWVRREGRQTGSVTLIADGEHILSDVWTTAGVVVGLGLVMFTGIAWLDPLVALAMGLLLARTGFRLVRDAANALLDREDPELLERLVGAFNEAPVQGITNVHRLRAIRSGDLVHVDAHVFVPSHWTVRQAHEAVVSLERWMASRASFRGELALHLDPCHSRVCASCDLGDCPVRAEPSGGRRRLSTEEAVGPTGLARP; encoded by the coding sequence ATGAGCCCGCCCCTCGCACCGACGGAGTCCGCCGTCGCCGCCGCGCCAGCGCCCGATAACGAAGCCCGCCGCAGGCTGGCGAGCTGGGTCTCCCTCGCCGGCGGCCTGATCGTCTTCGTCGCGAAGATGGCCGGCTGGCAGCTCACCGGCTCGACGGCCCTGCTCTCGGACGGCCTCGAGTCGATCGTGAACGTGGTGGCCGCGGGCTTCGCCATCTTCTCGATCCGCTTCGCCGCGATGCCGGCCGACCGGGACCACCCCTACGGCCACGGGAAGATCGAGTTCCTGTCGGCGGCGTTCGAGGGCGGCCTGATCTTCTTCGCCGCCGCGATGATCTTTTACTCCGCCGTCGGGAGCCTCCTCGAGGGCCCCTCGGTCCACGAGGTCGATCACGGCCTCACCATCGCGGTGGGGGCGGGCGTCCTCAACCTCGTCCTCGGCTGGTGGGTCCGCCGGGAGGGGCGACAGACCGGCTCCGTCACGCTGATCGCCGACGGCGAGCACATCCTCTCGGACGTCTGGACCACCGCCGGCGTCGTGGTCGGCCTCGGCCTGGTCATGTTCACCGGGATCGCCTGGCTCGATCCGCTCGTGGCCCTGGCGATGGGCCTGCTCCTCGCCCGCACCGGGTTCCGCCTGGTCCGGGACGCGGCGAACGCCCTCCTCGATCGGGAGGATCCCGAGCTCCTCGAGCGCCTCGTCGGGGCCTTTAACGAGGCGCCGGTGCAAGGGATCACCAACGTGCACCGCCTGAGGGCGATCCGGTCGGGCGACCTCGTCCACGTGGACGCCCACGTCTTCGTCCCCTCGCACTGGACGGTGCGGCAGGCCCACGAGGCGGTGGTGTCGCTGGAGCGCTGGATGGCCTCGCGGGCTAGCTTCCGGGGCGAGCTGGCGCTGCACCTCGATCCCTGCCATTCGCGGGTCTGCGCCAGCTGCGACCTGGGTGACTGTCCGGTCCGGGCCGAGCCCTCGGGCGGCCGGCGACGTCTCTCGACCGAGGAGGCCGTCGGTCCTACCGGGCTCGCGCGTCCCTGA